The following are encoded in a window of Amycolatopsis lexingtonensis genomic DNA:
- the msrA gene encoding peptide-methionine (S)-S-oxide reductase MsrA, with translation MTTSTERAVLAGGCFWGMQELFRRQPGVVSTRVGYSGGDVPNATYRNHGTHAEAIEVVYDPSQTTFRDLLEFFFQVHDPTTKNRQGNDIGLSYRSAIFFENDEQRRVAEDTIADVDASGLWPGKVVTEVSPAGDFWEAEPEHQDYLQRIPNGYTCHFVRPGWKLPKREKTA, from the coding sequence GTGACCACGTCAACCGAAAGGGCCGTCCTGGCCGGCGGCTGCTTCTGGGGCATGCAGGAGCTGTTCCGCCGTCAGCCCGGGGTGGTTTCGACCCGGGTCGGTTACAGCGGTGGCGACGTCCCCAACGCCACCTACCGCAACCACGGCACGCACGCCGAGGCCATCGAGGTGGTCTACGACCCCTCGCAGACGACGTTCCGCGACCTGCTCGAGTTCTTCTTCCAGGTGCACGACCCGACGACGAAGAACCGCCAGGGCAACGACATCGGCCTGAGCTACCGCTCGGCGATCTTCTTCGAGAACGACGAGCAGCGGCGCGTCGCCGAGGACACCATCGCCGACGTCGACGCGTCGGGGCTGTGGCCGGGCAAGGTCGTCACCGAAGTCAGCCCGGCCGGCGACTTCTGGGAGGCCGAGCCGGAGCACCAGGACTACCTGCAGCGCATTCCGAACGGGTACACCTGCCACTTCGTGCGCCCGGGTTGGAAGCTCCCGAAGCGCGAGAAGACCGCCTGA
- a CDS encoding STAS domain-containing protein: protein MRDQNGIAPERTSGVLVVEVRGQLDIDTVLQWTTVIEATICELPGPHLLVLDLGELEFLSVRGIRGLLRAFELCWERGISGCLIATPGGAVERVIRLTGLAGRVPLFPHRVAAIAAYQPTEMRWLPG from the coding sequence ATGCGCGACCAAAACGGGATCGCCCCCGAACGGACCAGCGGTGTGCTGGTCGTCGAGGTGCGTGGCCAGCTCGACATCGACACGGTGCTGCAGTGGACGACCGTGATCGAAGCCACCATCTGCGAGCTGCCGGGGCCGCACCTGCTGGTGCTCGACCTCGGTGAGCTGGAATTCCTTTCCGTCCGCGGGATCCGCGGCCTGCTGCGGGCGTTCGAGCTGTGCTGGGAGCGCGGGATTTCGGGCTGCCTGATCGCCACCCCGGGCGGCGCGGTCGAGCGGGTGATCCGGCTTACCGGGCTGGCCGGACGGGTGCCGCTGTTCCCGCACCGCGTGGCGGCGATCGCCGCGTACCAGCCGACGGAGATGCGGTGGCTGCCCGGCTGA
- a CDS encoding LysR family transcriptional regulator, producing the protein MPEWRELETFLTLAGELHFGRTAERLHVSTAQVSQTIRKLERRIGVPLFTRTSRRVALTPVGRQLVADLTPPFAAVGAALDRAIETGRGVTGTLRVAFGDAAGGQLLAGVAERFRQREPGCRVEFREVRPAEVLPWLREGEVDVVLAGLPLAAPDLVTGPVLVRETRFLAVAAGHPFARRDSVPVADLARVPVLRCALPDPWLDEHAPDAVTHARAGLQELLTLAGAGAGVLPVGAHIRRYYPRPDLAYVPVADAPRLEWALIWPAATATARVRGFAEAAAELVREPA; encoded by the coding sequence ATGCCGGAGTGGCGCGAGCTCGAGACGTTCCTGACGCTGGCCGGGGAGCTGCACTTCGGCCGCACGGCGGAGCGGCTGCACGTCTCGACCGCGCAGGTCAGCCAGACGATCCGCAAGCTCGAACGGCGGATCGGCGTGCCGCTGTTCACCCGGACCAGCCGCCGCGTGGCACTGACGCCGGTGGGCCGGCAGCTCGTCGCCGACCTCACCCCGCCCTTCGCGGCGGTCGGCGCGGCGCTGGACCGGGCGATCGAGACCGGCCGCGGGGTCACCGGCACCCTGCGGGTCGCGTTCGGCGACGCCGCCGGCGGGCAGCTCCTGGCCGGTGTGGCCGAGCGCTTCCGGCAGCGCGAGCCCGGCTGCCGCGTCGAGTTCCGCGAAGTACGGCCGGCCGAGGTGCTGCCCTGGCTGCGCGAGGGCGAGGTGGACGTCGTGCTGGCCGGGCTCCCGCTGGCGGCGCCGGACCTGGTCACCGGCCCGGTGCTGGTGCGGGAGACGCGTTTCCTGGCGGTCGCGGCGGGTCACCCGTTCGCCCGGCGGGACTCGGTGCCGGTCGCGGACCTGGCGCGCGTGCCGGTGCTGCGGTGCGCGCTGCCGGACCCGTGGCTCGACGAGCACGCCCCGGATGCCGTGACCCACGCGCGCGCAGGCCTGCAGGAGCTGCTCACCCTGGCCGGTGCGGGTGCGGGAGTGCTGCCGGTCGGGGCCCACATCCGGCGGTACTACCCGCGGCCCGACCTGGCTTACGTGCCGGTGGCCGACGCACCGCGCCTCGAGTGGGCCTTGATCTGGCCGGCCGCCACGGCGACGGCCCGGGTACGCGGGTTCGCGGAGGCGGCGGCCGAACTGGTGCGCGAACCCGCTTGA
- a CDS encoding nuclear transport factor 2 family protein, translating to MTTENDRHEIVDALYRFGLGQDLKDRALFASSFAADAELDFRPAAAKWGARPPLMTGRDAIVDTILALFEGRVDTTHQVTNPRVTVDGDTARLTALVEAQHLLSADHSTHALLKNRYDTDLVRDGDRWVLRRVVIENAWYTGDPVAIFG from the coding sequence ATGACCACGGAAAACGACCGGCACGAGATCGTCGACGCGCTCTACCGCTTCGGCCTCGGCCAAGACCTCAAGGACCGCGCGTTGTTCGCGTCCTCGTTCGCCGCCGACGCGGAGCTGGACTTCCGGCCCGCGGCCGCCAAGTGGGGCGCGCGGCCGCCGCTGATGACCGGCCGGGACGCGATCGTCGACACGATCCTGGCGCTGTTCGAGGGGCGCGTCGACACGACCCACCAGGTGACCAACCCGCGTGTCACCGTCGACGGCGACACCGCGCGCCTCACGGCCCTGGTCGAGGCCCAGCACCTGCTGAGCGCCGACCACTCGACGCACGCGCTGCTCAAGAACCGCTACGACACCGACCTGGTCCGCGACGGCGACCGCTGGGTGCTGCGCCGGGTGGTGATCGAGAACGCCTGGTACACCGGCGACCCGGTGGCCATCTTCGGCTGA
- a CDS encoding L,D-transpeptidase, protein MNRRMIALLGGVAAMAGTVAFAGTAEAASTPCDADAKACVQRSSNTAWLTDGAGNVTYGGVPITVGLAKYPTPLGKFHVQYKDIDHYSKQYNGPMPYSVFFTTTGVAFHQGSLKVKSHGCVHLSHAAAVTFYNTLHPGDVVQVVP, encoded by the coding sequence ATGAACCGGAGGATGATCGCACTACTGGGCGGGGTCGCCGCGATGGCGGGGACCGTGGCGTTCGCGGGAACGGCCGAAGCGGCGTCGACGCCGTGCGACGCCGACGCGAAGGCCTGCGTCCAGCGCAGTTCGAATACGGCGTGGTTGACCGACGGCGCCGGGAACGTCACCTACGGCGGCGTCCCGATCACCGTGGGGCTGGCGAAGTACCCGACCCCGCTGGGGAAGTTCCACGTGCAGTACAAGGACATCGACCACTACAGCAAGCAGTACAACGGGCCGATGCCGTACTCGGTGTTCTTCACCACCACCGGGGTCGCTTTCCACCAGGGCAGCCTGAAGGTGAAGTCCCACGGGTGCGTGCACCTTTCGCACGCGGCCGCGGTGACGTTCTACAACACCTTGCACCCGGGTGACGTCGTCCAGGTCGTGCCCTGA
- a CDS encoding NAD-dependent succinate-semialdehyde dehydrogenase codes for MYSVTDPATGERVEEILNATDEEVRAAIGRVHRGYAGWRARHVAERAAIVRRAGELFAERADELAAIMTLEMGKRINEGRGEVGVVVDIFRYYGERGPELLADEPLPIRGGEAVLTKEPIGPLLGVMPWNFPCYQVARFVAPNLVLGNTILLKHASICPRSAVAIERVLRDAGVPEDAYVNVFASSRQVPWILADPRIQGVSLTGSEQAGISVAAEAGRNLKKSVLELGGSDPLIVLDTDDLDETVKITATARMRNCGQSCNAPKRIIVLGELYDEFTDRFAKRVAAYYVPGDPADPATTLPPLASPSAADEVAAQIDRAIRDGATLRAGGHRIPGPGAYLEATVLTDVTPEMAAYHEEIFGPVALLFRAETEEEAIALANDTPFGLGASVFSTNRERAARVARRIEAGMVYINKSGGSEADLPFGGIKRSGIGRELGPLGIEEFMNKKPIRL; via the coding sequence ATGTACTCAGTCACCGACCCCGCGACGGGTGAGCGGGTCGAGGAGATCCTGAACGCGACCGACGAGGAGGTCCGCGCCGCCATCGGCCGGGTGCACCGCGGGTACGCGGGCTGGCGGGCCCGGCACGTCGCCGAGCGGGCCGCGATCGTGCGCCGCGCCGGCGAGCTGTTCGCCGAACGCGCCGACGAGCTCGCCGCGATCATGACCCTCGAAATGGGGAAGCGGATCAACGAAGGCCGCGGCGAAGTCGGCGTCGTCGTCGACATCTTCCGCTACTACGGGGAGCGCGGCCCGGAACTGCTGGCCGACGAGCCGCTGCCGATCCGCGGCGGCGAGGCGGTGCTGACGAAGGAGCCGATCGGGCCGCTGCTCGGCGTCATGCCGTGGAACTTCCCGTGCTACCAGGTCGCCCGGTTCGTCGCGCCGAACCTGGTGCTGGGCAACACGATCCTGCTCAAGCACGCGTCGATCTGCCCGCGTTCGGCGGTGGCGATCGAGCGCGTGCTGCGCGACGCCGGCGTGCCCGAAGACGCGTACGTGAACGTCTTCGCGTCCAGCCGGCAGGTCCCGTGGATCCTCGCCGACCCGCGCATCCAGGGCGTCTCGCTGACCGGCAGCGAGCAGGCGGGCATCTCCGTCGCGGCCGAAGCCGGGCGGAACCTCAAGAAGAGCGTCCTCGAGCTCGGCGGCTCCGACCCGTTGATCGTGCTGGACACCGATGACCTGGACGAGACGGTCAAGATCACCGCGACGGCCCGGATGCGCAACTGCGGCCAGTCGTGCAACGCGCCGAAGCGCATCATCGTGCTGGGCGAGCTCTACGACGAGTTCACCGACCGCTTCGCCAAGCGCGTCGCGGCGTACTACGTCCCGGGCGACCCGGCGGACCCGGCGACCACGCTGCCGCCCCTGGCTTCCCCATCCGCCGCGGACGAGGTAGCCGCCCAGATCGACCGCGCGATCCGCGACGGCGCGACCTTGCGTGCGGGCGGCCACCGCATCCCCGGCCCGGGCGCCTACCTGGAGGCGACGGTCCTCACCGACGTGACCCCGGAAATGGCGGCGTACCACGAGGAAATCTTCGGCCCGGTGGCGTTGCTGTTCCGCGCGGAGACGGAGGAGGAGGCGATCGCACTGGCCAACGACACCCCGTTCGGCCTCGGCGCAAGCGTCTTCAGCACGAACCGCGAACGCGCGGCCCGTGTGGCGCGGAGAATCGAGGCGGGGATGGTGTACATCAACAAGTCCGGCGGGTCGGAGGCGGATCTTCCCTTCGGTGGCATCAAGCGGTCGGGGATCGGCCGGGAGCTGGGGCCGCTGGGGATCGAGGAGTTTATGAACAAGAAGCCCATCCGCCTCTGA
- a CDS encoding tyrosine-type recombinase/integrase gives MSAILQAAYDDKKIRANPCRAKSVKRPKPVQRKVIPWPDSRVRAVRLALPVEYTVTVPLGAGLGLRQMEIFGFSPDDVDRDEMIVNVQRQIRWIGTQPVFSPPKGGKTRVVPLGQGVLDDIDDYMATFEPVTLTLPWLEPGGRPETVRVLIARTTKRSVYAGQPIGNVIKGSNFAYHVWRPAFASAGLDYVERRDGMHAMRHFFASTMLANGVSIKEVAEYLGHHDPGYTLRIYTHLVPSSHKRAQAATNRVFKPRRPQQTAQDSETA, from the coding sequence GTGTCCGCCATCCTCCAGGCGGCCTACGACGACAAGAAGATCCGGGCGAACCCGTGCCGGGCGAAGAGCGTCAAGCGGCCCAAGCCCGTCCAGCGGAAGGTCATCCCGTGGCCGGACAGCCGGGTCCGCGCCGTCCGGCTTGCCTTGCCCGTCGAGTACACCGTCACGGTGCCGCTCGGGGCCGGGCTCGGCCTACGACAGATGGAGATCTTCGGATTCAGCCCGGACGACGTCGACCGGGACGAGATGATCGTCAACGTTCAGCGCCAGATCCGGTGGATCGGCACTCAGCCGGTGTTCTCTCCGCCCAAGGGCGGCAAGACGCGTGTGGTGCCGCTCGGGCAAGGCGTGCTCGATGACATCGACGACTACATGGCCACCTTCGAGCCGGTCACGCTGACGCTCCCCTGGCTCGAACCAGGTGGCCGGCCCGAAACCGTGCGCGTTCTGATCGCCCGGACGACCAAGCGCAGCGTCTACGCGGGGCAGCCGATCGGGAACGTGATCAAGGGCTCCAACTTCGCGTACCACGTCTGGCGGCCGGCCTTCGCGAGTGCGGGGCTCGACTACGTCGAACGCCGGGACGGGATGCACGCCATGAGGCACTTCTTCGCCTCCACGATGCTCGCCAACGGCGTGTCGATCAAGGAAGTCGCCGAGTACCTCGGTCACCACGACCCCGGATACACGCTCCGGATCTACACCCACCTCGTCCCATCGAGCCACAAGCGGGCTCAGGCGGCCACGAACCGGGTGTTCAAGCCCCGCCGACCGCAGCAGACGGCCCAGGATTCCGAGACAGCCTGA
- a CDS encoding VOC family protein, giving the protein MVMRVAIPVLPCRDVQAARSYFTDALGFDTIFTWETPPSYAAVIRDTAEFHLYAESSVGPARVTVVVDDVDSCHDELRARGADIVEPLADRPYGMRDFNVRTPDGHLLIFSQPLTE; this is encoded by the coding sequence ATGGTCATGCGGGTGGCGATTCCCGTGCTGCCGTGCCGAGATGTGCAGGCAGCGCGGTCGTACTTCACGGACGCGCTCGGATTCGACACCATATTCACCTGGGAGACCCCGCCTAGCTACGCGGCCGTGATCCGCGACACCGCCGAGTTCCACCTGTACGCCGAAAGCAGCGTCGGCCCGGCCAGGGTGACGGTTGTCGTCGACGACGTCGATTCCTGCCACGACGAGCTGCGCGCCCGCGGCGCCGACATCGTCGAGCCACTGGCTGACCGGCCCTACGGGATGCGCGACTTCAACGTACGGACACCCGATGGGCACTTGTTGATCTTCAGCCAGCCGCTTACCGAGTAG